One genomic segment of Diceros bicornis minor isolate mBicDic1 chromosome 25, mDicBic1.mat.cur, whole genome shotgun sequence includes these proteins:
- the KERA gene encoding keratocan gives MATTICFIIWLLLIADTAWTRSVRQVYEVNEPDDWTMHDFDCPRECFCPPSFPTALYCENRGLKEIPAIPSRIWYLYLENNLIETIPEKPFENATQLRWINLNKNKITNYGIEKGALSQLKKLLFLFLEDNELEEVPSPLPRSLEQLQLARNKVSRIPQGTFSNLENLTLLDLQHNKLLDNAFQRDTFKGLKNLMQLNMAKNALRNMPPRLPANTMQLYLDNNSIEGIPENYFNVIPKVAFLRLNHNKLSDAGLPSSGFNVSSIIDLQLSHNQLTKVPRISAHLQHLHLDHNKIKNVNVSVICPTTSTLPAEHDIFSYGPHLRYLRLDGNEIKPPIPMDLMTCFRLLQAVVI, from the exons ATGGCAACCACAATCTGTTTCATCATCTGGTTGTTATTGATAGCAGATACTGCATGGACTCGAAGTGTGAGGCAGGTCTATGAGGTAAATGAGCCAGACGATTGGACTATGCATGACTTCGATTGTCCCAGGGAATGTTTCTGTCCCCCCAGTTTCCCTACTGCTTTATACTGTGAAAATCGAGGTCTCAAAGAAATCCCGGCTATTCCTTCAAGGATCTGGTATCTTTATCTTGAAAACAACCTGATAGAAACCATTCCTGAGAAGCCATTCGAGAATGCCACCCAGCTGCGATGGATAAATCTAAACAAGAACAAAATCACCAACTATGGAATTGAAAAAGGAGCCCTGAGCCAACTAAAGAAGCTGCTTTTCTTATTTCTGGAAGATAATGAGCTAGAGGAGGTACCTTCTCCATTGCCAAGAAGTTTAGAACAATTGCAATTAGCTAGGAACAAGGTGTCCAGAATTCCTCAAGGGACCTTCAGCAATCTGGAGAATTTGACCCTTCTTGACCTGCAGCACAATAAACTATTAGACAACGCCTTTCAAAGAGACACCTTTAAGGGACTCAAGAACCTCATGCAGCTAAATATGGCCAAGAACGCCCTGAGGAATATGCCACCAAGATTACCAGCCAATACAATGCAACTATATTTAGACAACAATTCCATTGAAGGAAtaccagaaaattattttaatgtgatTCCTAAAGTGGCCTTCCTGAGGCTCAACCACAACAAATTATCAGATGCAGGTCTCCCTTCAAGTGGTTTTAATGTATCATCAATTATAGATCTTCAACTGTCTCACAATCAACTCACAAAGGTTCCCCGAATCAGTGCTCATCTCCAGCATCTTCACCTTGAtcataacaaaattaaaa ATGTGAACGTCTCTGTAATATGTCCTACCACTTCCACCCTGCCTGCAGAGCACGATATCTTCAGTTATGGACCTCATCTTCGCTACCTCCGTCTGGATGGAAATGAAATCAAACCACCAATCCCAATGGATTTAATGACCTGCTTCAGGCTCCTGCAGGCTGTCGTTATTTAA